One window from the genome of Leptospira johnsonii encodes:
- a CDS encoding AMP-dependent synthetase/ligase gives METDQKYFYDMLERTASKFPNKESFSRRTKDGIKGRTFSEIKSLTDSLIAGLIEEGVQKDDKILYLCDSSQNWIIGDIAIVSVGAVSVPRGTDVVDEDILYIVNHSESKYAIVQKEKDKQRLVNLGSKLPSLKKVFVIEDDIGDLKSGADTIQGLIEKGKSNLSKDPGLIRKRLQEKSPNELATLIYTSGTTGAPKGVMLTQTGWISAVEKVIGFVQLTSADSGVSLLPPWHAFERAIEYCILELGAGFLVSNISNLKEDLKEFQPTLFPSVPRIWESLYNGIMNKVSKESGLKRAVFNFCLKIGNLWAVQKGVLFGYDFRIEKPNFIVWIFSKLSALVLLTLLSPLKLLALLVFKPIHNALGGRLRVSVSAGSALPSVVDKFLSSIGLIVLEGYGMTETSAVLSIRKPKQPSPGTVGTPIQGYECILKDEHGNLVPQGGKGSLWVKSKQVLMGYYKRPELNDVVFDKNGFFDTGDIMRFNYRNELVFAGRAKDTIVLAGGENVEPVPIEDQLLNSPYVNQVMVTGHEAKHLVVLIVPDFERLKAEFPDLPEDANVWNSHPKIREIFKKEVSDRISRKTGFKSFELIPQNAFYVIPRPFDPDKEMTRTLKIKRNEILESFKKEVSDLTKN, from the coding sequence TTGGAAACTGATCAAAAGTATTTTTACGATATGCTGGAAAGGACGGCATCTAAATTTCCGAATAAGGAAAGTTTTTCCCGTAGAACGAAAGATGGTATTAAAGGAAGGACATTCTCCGAGATCAAGTCCTTAACGGATTCTTTAATTGCAGGTCTGATCGAAGAAGGAGTCCAAAAGGACGATAAGATCTTGTATCTTTGTGATTCCAGCCAGAACTGGATCATAGGAGATATTGCGATCGTCTCTGTAGGCGCAGTTTCCGTTCCGCGAGGAACAGATGTAGTCGACGAAGATATATTATATATTGTTAATCATTCCGAAAGCAAATACGCAATCGTTCAGAAAGAAAAAGACAAACAAAGATTAGTCAATCTAGGTTCTAAACTTCCTAGTCTAAAGAAAGTTTTTGTGATCGAGGATGATATAGGGGATCTAAAATCTGGAGCCGATACGATCCAAGGTCTGATCGAAAAAGGAAAATCGAATCTTTCAAAAGATCCTGGACTTATCCGCAAAAGACTCCAAGAAAAATCTCCGAACGAACTCGCTACTTTGATCTATACTTCCGGAACAACCGGAGCTCCTAAAGGAGTGATGCTTACACAAACAGGTTGGATTTCGGCTGTGGAAAAAGTGATTGGATTCGTTCAACTGACTTCAGCAGATTCGGGTGTAAGTCTTCTTCCTCCTTGGCATGCTTTCGAAAGAGCGATCGAGTATTGTATCTTAGAATTAGGTGCAGGCTTTCTAGTTTCCAATATCAGCAATTTGAAAGAGGATTTGAAGGAATTCCAACCTACATTATTCCCTTCCGTTCCTAGGATCTGGGAATCTTTATATAATGGAATTATGAATAAGGTCTCCAAGGAGTCCGGCTTAAAACGGGCAGTATTTAATTTCTGCCTGAAGATCGGAAATCTTTGGGCTGTCCAGAAGGGAGTTCTATTCGGTTACGATTTCAGAATAGAGAAGCCTAATTTTATTGTTTGGATCTTCTCCAAATTATCTGCTTTAGTCCTTCTTACCCTATTATCTCCTCTCAAGTTACTTGCTCTTTTGGTCTTTAAGCCTATCCATAATGCTCTTGGTGGAAGATTGAGAGTATCCGTTTCTGCTGGAAGCGCTCTTCCTTCGGTAGTGGATAAGTTTTTATCCTCTATTGGGTTAATCGTTTTGGAAGGCTATGGAATGACGGAAACTTCTGCAGTACTTTCCATTCGTAAGCCTAAACAACCTTCTCCTGGAACTGTAGGAACTCCAATACAAGGATACGAATGTATTCTGAAAGACGAGCATGGTAATCTAGTCCCTCAGGGTGGAAAAGGAAGTCTTTGGGTAAAATCCAAACAGGTTCTCATGGGATATTATAAACGTCCTGAGTTGAACGATGTAGTTTTTGATAAAAATGGATTCTTTGATACGGGAGACATCATGCGTTTCAATTATAGAAACGAATTGGTGTTTGCGGGAAGGGCAAAGGATACTATAGTGCTTGCTGGAGGAGAGAATGTGGAGCCAGTTCCGATTGAGGACCAGCTTTTAAACTCTCCTTACGTGAACCAAGTGATGGTAACAGGTCACGAGGCAAAACATTTGGTGGTCCTGATCGTTCCGGATTTCGAAAGATTGAAGGCCGAGTTCCCTGATCTGCCGGAAGATGCGAATGTTTGGAATTCTCATCCTAAGATCAGAGAGATCTTTAAGAAGGAAGTTTCGGATAGAATATCTCGTAAAACAGGATTTAAATCTTTCGAGCTGATCCCTCAAAATGCGTTCTATGTCATTCCGAGACCTTTCGATCCGGACAAAGAAATGACCAGGACCTTAAAGATAAAAAGAAACGAAATATTAGAAAGTTTTAAAAAAGAAGTTTCCGATCTAACGAAAAATTAG
- a CDS encoding cysteine-rich CWC family protein: MTQKKCPQCSRILECGVDQGTCWCFDIRLDQEALKNIREMYEDCLCEDCLTRFETNVVNQNN; encoded by the coding sequence ATGACGCAAAAGAAATGCCCTCAGTGTTCTCGCATTTTAGAATGTGGGGTGGACCAAGGAACTTGTTGGTGTTTCGATATTCGTTTAGATCAGGAAGCTTTGAAGAATATAAGAGAAATGTACGAAGACTGCTTATGCGAAGATTGTTTAACTCGTTTTGAAACGAACGTAGTTAATCAAAATAATTGA
- a CDS encoding thiolase C-terminal domain-containing protein, whose amino-acid sequence MSFPVLLGVADSTIKDFSEEEYKSWSGSQKVFQHYKKSIATLLDFLGMKNETLASEITDFVSIEAASLGKGGYGHTVRIANELGYTGMKAHVIDLGGASVTGAIGQARTILVDNPDAVVLVAAADIPKSAFRQVSDLKMVNETVCHPEFELDTGATLIAMYGLLMKRMMFEDGISLDDLKEITQKFRSNAIGNPRAFYYGQEITEKQMSRPISDPYPTPMIAIVTDHGFATILVSEQKAEEWKSKGLIRKDLKPLHLVGASHTAHSEYFILKGGFDSPSRNSAEKLFAQSGYQREEVDYAWIYDCFPGQVIQQSAQYFKLGKKDVVNSLKTSSLKLSNGKQIPINQMGGILNYQAAMSISAATGLVDIAVQYGLYAQVADSGKIPAHSPNVSLLGGNGGIDSINSIALFSSERPSSDRKSKAPELSPLTLNKPGADIGEEGVVWSATTVNMNPGFSWKPPYSLALIKLGEDRFVLANIHEKDGTIRKSGDELQYDRTRVKIEKEGRRWKAILL is encoded by the coding sequence ATGAGTTTCCCCGTTCTATTAGGAGTCGCTGACAGCACGATCAAAGATTTTTCGGAAGAAGAATACAAATCGTGGAGCGGGTCTCAAAAAGTTTTTCAACATTATAAAAAATCCATAGCTACACTTTTGGATTTTTTAGGAATGAAAAATGAAACATTGGCCTCTGAGATTACTGACTTTGTAAGTATAGAAGCAGCTTCTTTGGGAAAGGGAGGTTACGGACACACAGTACGAATTGCGAACGAGCTTGGATACACTGGAATGAAAGCCCATGTGATCGATTTGGGAGGCGCGAGTGTTACCGGAGCAATTGGACAAGCAAGGACCATCTTAGTGGATAATCCTGATGCAGTTGTGCTCGTAGCCGCTGCAGATATTCCTAAATCGGCATTTCGTCAAGTTTCCGATCTAAAGATGGTAAACGAAACAGTATGTCATCCTGAATTCGAATTGGATACTGGCGCCACCCTAATTGCTATGTACGGACTCCTGATGAAAAGGATGATGTTTGAAGATGGGATCAGTCTGGACGATCTAAAAGAGATCACTCAAAAATTCAGATCTAATGCGATCGGAAATCCAAGAGCATTCTATTATGGACAAGAGATCACTGAAAAACAAATGTCTCGTCCTATTTCGGATCCTTATCCGACTCCAATGATCGCTATTGTAACCGATCATGGCTTTGCTACTATTTTAGTTTCCGAACAAAAAGCGGAAGAATGGAAATCAAAAGGTTTGATTCGAAAAGATCTAAAACCTTTGCATCTTGTGGGAGCTTCTCACACCGCTCATAGTGAATATTTCATTCTAAAAGGTGGATTTGATTCTCCTTCTAGAAATTCCGCCGAAAAACTTTTTGCTCAATCAGGTTACCAAAGAGAAGAAGTGGATTACGCTTGGATCTATGATTGTTTCCCGGGACAAGTTATCCAACAGTCCGCTCAATATTTTAAATTGGGCAAAAAGGACGTGGTTAATTCTCTCAAGACTTCTTCATTAAAACTTTCTAATGGAAAGCAGATCCCTATCAACCAGATGGGTGGCATTCTCAACTACCAGGCTGCTATGTCCATCTCTGCTGCTACGGGGCTTGTGGATATCGCGGTTCAATACGGGCTTTATGCTCAGGTTGCTGATTCGGGAAAAATTCCGGCGCATTCTCCGAATGTATCACTCTTGGGAGGGAATGGCGGAATAGATAGTATCAATTCAATCGCGTTATTCTCCTCGGAGCGTCCTTCGAGCGATAGAAAATCCAAAGCTCCGGAACTTTCTCCTCTTACTTTGAACAAACCAGGTGCGGATATTGGAGAAGAAGGTGTCGTCTGGTCTGCTACAACAGTTAATATGAATCCAGGCTTCTCTTGGAAACCTCCTTATTCTTTAGCTCTGATCAAGTTAGGAGAAGATCGTTTCGTTCTTGCAAACATCCACGAGAAGGATGGTACCATTCGCAAGTCCGGGGACGAATTGCAATACGACAGAACTAGGGTGAAAATAGAAAAAGAAGGCCGAAGATGGAAGGCTATACTTTTATAA
- a CDS encoding MaoC family dehydratase, with protein MYERGKTYDEIQIGDKASFTKTITETDIYIFAGISGDFNPLHVDEEYAKTTVFGTRIAHGGLAASLLAPVLGMKLPGLGTVALETLTKFRKPVYPGDTITCTVTVKEKIPRLKAVSMNIEWTNQKKETIGKGECKVLPPSAQA; from the coding sequence ATGTACGAAAGAGGAAAGACTTACGACGAAATACAAATAGGGGATAAGGCGAGTTTCACAAAAACGATTACTGAAACGGATATCTATATATTCGCAGGGATCAGCGGGGATTTTAATCCTCTACATGTGGACGAAGAATATGCAAAGACCACAGTGTTCGGGACTAGGATCGCTCACGGTGGACTTGCCGCTTCTCTATTAGCTCCTGTGCTCGGGATGAAACTTCCCGGGTTAGGAACAGTAGCTTTAGAAACATTAACCAAATTCCGCAAACCTGTGTATCCTGGAGATACGATTACTTGCACAGTCACCGTGAAAGAAAAAATCCCAAGACTAAAAGCAGTCTCCATGAACATAGAGTGGACCAACCAAAAAAAAGAAACAATCGGCAAGGGAGAATGTAAAGTTCTGCCTCCTTCTGCCCAAGCTTAG
- a CDS encoding M23 family metallopeptidase, with protein sequence MEKMIKKRIDQVKEKGHQRLTVLLIPHGFDKSFHFQISIFTIFFLVGLLFAIVGIAVLGIVRYNNTRIQINALASVYGKYFDEYIEYSEKLGDIRDDFASLNENLQEVHSLIDGESDELLKLPDESDSEDLAANELKLEEAVDKDLMLGRSYLSEIYGYRSVRVSMEKNKALVDSVFNFLDNRYGIMNSLPFGEPLLSYNLTSYYGMRRSPTFGYMEFHDGVDLANVPGTDIAATGDGRVYRAIYSNRGYGNHIVIAHANGYYSLYGHCTSLKVREGEYVHKGQRIATVGATGNVTGPHLHYEVWIGESNRTDPMDYMKVGFGQY encoded by the coding sequence ATGGAAAAGATGATAAAAAAACGCATCGACCAGGTAAAAGAAAAAGGTCACCAAAGGCTGACGGTTCTTTTGATCCCCCATGGATTTGATAAGTCCTTCCATTTCCAAATTTCAATCTTCACTATCTTCTTTTTAGTCGGATTATTATTCGCGATCGTTGGTATCGCAGTTTTAGGAATTGTTCGTTATAATAATACAAGGATACAGATCAACGCGCTTGCTTCCGTTTACGGAAAGTATTTCGATGAATATATCGAATACAGCGAAAAGTTAGGAGATATCCGAGACGATTTCGCAAGTCTGAACGAGAATTTACAAGAAGTTCATTCTTTGATCGATGGTGAGTCGGACGAGTTACTTAAACTTCCCGATGAGTCAGACTCGGAAGACCTAGCTGCTAACGAATTAAAGCTAGAAGAAGCGGTGGATAAGGATCTAATGCTTGGAAGATCCTATCTTTCCGAAATTTACGGATATCGCTCGGTAAGAGTTTCTATGGAAAAGAACAAGGCCCTTGTGGATTCCGTATTTAACTTTTTGGATAACAGATACGGAATCATGAATTCTCTCCCATTCGGAGAGCCATTATTATCTTATAATTTAACTTCTTATTATGGAATGAGAAGGTCTCCAACTTTTGGATACATGGAGTTCCATGACGGAGTGGATTTAGCAAATGTTCCTGGTACTGATATCGCAGCCACCGGCGACGGAAGAGTTTACCGAGCCATTTATTCCAACAGAGGATACGGAAATCACATTGTGATCGCTCATGCAAACGGGTATTACAGTTTGTACGGTCACTGCACTTCTTTAAAAGTAAGAGAAGGTGAATATGTCCATAAAGGACAGAGGATCGCGACTGTGGGCGCAACAGGGAACGTAACCGGTCCTCACCTTCATTATGAAGTATGGATTGGAGAGTCGAACCGCACCGATCCTATGGATTATATGAAAGTAGGTTTCGGCCAATATTAA
- the ligA gene encoding NAD-dependent DNA ligase LigA: MPKKVPAKKTSSKKEEPTETSKKVSVDLPKDPKKAEKEMRSLEEQVRHHQYLYYVKNSPEISDYDFDQMFKRLQAFEEAFPKLADPASPTLSVGSDLDKDFEKFSHKLPVLSLENTYNEEELMEWVQKTGQDELYSVEWKIDGASIMLYYENGILINGVTRGTGGIGDDVTENIRTIRSIPLRLSETVSIYLRGEVYMTFLEFDEFNEASEGRYANPRNLSSGSLKQKNSSDVAKRPLRIFTYDAFFPGSKAKFKTHQEVMKKAEDLKFPLPPDTKLLKGSEIPAAIKDFKKKKEKVGFPTDGLVIKLNDLSKRESLGYTSHSPRWARAYKFDALMKESKIVGIDYAVGRTGKITPRAQIEPISLAGTTVTFATLHNQDYIDELGVGIGATVRISKRGEIIPAVEEVVTPGKEVFKIPLRCPCCGTKTEKKQDSVDYFCPNTDCPDRVKNGIIFYCSRKQMDIEGLGEKQVEFLYDKKYIKDIADLYSLKSHKEKLMEEEGYGEKSVSIILNGIEESKKKDFRFVLSSLGLREIGPKVAELLTEHGYDTIDSIISAAKSPKKLESVLEIPGIGPSTIEAIQESFTDKRILSLIDRLKKAGLKMKADPIEKSDKQPFAGQTWCVSGSFENFQPRDKAMDLVVYYGGKKVGSISSKTTHLLAGPGAGSKLDKAEELGVQVVSEEEFIKILNQNGIQI, translated from the coding sequence ATGCCTAAAAAAGTCCCGGCTAAAAAGACCTCCTCTAAAAAAGAGGAGCCAACCGAAACGTCTAAAAAAGTTTCCGTAGATCTTCCGAAGGATCCGAAGAAGGCGGAAAAGGAAATGCGCTCTTTAGAAGAGCAAGTCCGCCATCATCAATATTTATATTACGTTAAGAACTCTCCCGAGATATCCGATTACGATTTCGATCAGATGTTCAAGAGGCTCCAGGCTTTTGAAGAAGCATTCCCTAAATTGGCCGATCCAGCTAGTCCGACTTTAAGCGTTGGCTCCGATCTGGACAAAGACTTCGAGAAATTTTCTCATAAACTCCCTGTTCTTTCTTTGGAAAATACGTACAACGAAGAAGAACTTATGGAATGGGTCCAGAAAACGGGACAGGACGAGCTATATTCTGTCGAATGGAAAATCGACGGTGCTTCTATTATGTTATATTATGAAAATGGAATTCTAATTAACGGGGTAACTCGAGGCACAGGAGGGATTGGGGATGACGTTACCGAAAACATCAGAACCATTCGCTCTATTCCTCTCAGATTATCAGAGACTGTTTCCATTTACTTAAGAGGAGAAGTTTACATGACTTTCCTCGAATTTGATGAATTTAACGAAGCTTCTGAAGGAAGATACGCAAATCCTCGAAACTTATCCTCAGGTTCTTTGAAACAGAAAAATTCTTCAGATGTAGCAAAGCGACCTCTTAGAATATTTACCTACGATGCTTTTTTTCCAGGTTCTAAGGCAAAATTCAAAACCCACCAAGAGGTAATGAAGAAGGCAGAAGATCTAAAGTTCCCTCTTCCACCAGATACTAAATTGCTGAAAGGATCTGAAATTCCGGCCGCGATCAAAGACTTTAAGAAGAAAAAAGAAAAAGTTGGATTTCCTACAGACGGATTAGTGATCAAACTAAATGATCTTTCTAAAAGAGAATCCTTGGGTTATACTTCTCATTCTCCTCGTTGGGCTCGTGCTTATAAGTTCGATGCTTTGATGAAAGAAAGTAAAATCGTAGGAATCGATTATGCTGTGGGAAGAACGGGAAAGATAACTCCAAGAGCCCAAATTGAACCGATCAGTTTAGCGGGCACTACGGTCACATTTGCAACATTACACAACCAAGACTATATTGATGAACTGGGAGTAGGGATCGGAGCCACAGTAAGGATCTCCAAACGGGGTGAGATCATTCCTGCAGTGGAAGAAGTAGTCACTCCTGGAAAAGAAGTTTTTAAGATCCCTCTTCGTTGTCCTTGTTGCGGCACTAAAACCGAAAAGAAACAAGACTCTGTGGATTATTTCTGTCCGAATACTGACTGTCCAGATCGAGTAAAGAACGGGATCATATTTTATTGTTCTCGTAAACAAATGGATATAGAAGGACTGGGAGAGAAGCAGGTGGAATTTTTATATGATAAAAAGTATATCAAAGACATCGCAGATCTTTATTCTCTAAAATCTCATAAAGAAAAGTTAATGGAAGAAGAAGGGTATGGAGAGAAGAGCGTATCCATCATTCTAAATGGGATAGAAGAATCCAAGAAGAAGGATTTTAGATTTGTACTTTCTTCTCTTGGTTTGAGAGAGATAGGTCCCAAAGTTGCGGAACTTCTAACAGAACATGGATATGATACAATCGATTCCATTATCTCTGCTGCTAAAAGTCCTAAGAAATTAGAAAGCGTATTAGAAATTCCAGGTATCGGTCCTTCTACGATAGAAGCTATCCAAGAGAGTTTTACCGATAAGAGGATCCTTTCTCTCATCGATCGTTTGAAAAAAGCAGGACTGAAAATGAAGGCTGATCCGATCGAAAAATCGGACAAACAACCATTTGCAGGACAGACCTGGTGTGTATCCGGTTCTTTTGAAAATTTCCAACCCAGAGATAAGGCAATGGATCTGGTCGTTTATTACGGCGGAAAAAAAGTAGGATCTATCTCTTCTAAAACAACTCACCTTTTGGCAGGACCTGGCGCCGGCTCCAAATTGGACAAGGCAGAAGAATTAGGAGTACAAGTGGTTTCTGAAGAAGAGTTTATAAAAATTCTAAATCAAAACGGAATTCAGATCTAA
- a CDS encoding cytochrome P450: MFSLHEPTSSRTKKNKPNLPPGVFGIRALPYVSKLAKDPIGFFQLMQSKFGKSARFGLRQVTFHLITQPEDIKRVLQENNQNYHKGVFYKELGRILGKGLLNSEGEFWKKQRKLIQPSFHKQRISEFVEIMAQETEKTSENWKKVSSLDISKEMMRLTFAIVGRTLFRTEVESYATRIEHSLKIALELVTKRITRIFPFPFSWPTPENLKLKRALKDMHSVVDELIAERKKNPSNDLISMLLEVKDEETGETMSEAQVRDEAITLLLAGHETTANALSWGFYLLSKHPEICEKVREEANAVLGDKTPSLEDVQKLTYTRKVLDEVLRLYPPAWVIERTAMGPDQIGGYDVETGTNISICIFNIHRNPDFWENPDKFDPDRFDEERSANRPKYAYLPFGGGPRICIGNIFALTEATLILSMLVKNYKFQTEPNHPVVMEPLVTLRPKYGILLNIVST; this comes from the coding sequence TTGTTTTCCTTGCATGAACCGACTTCGAGTCGCACCAAAAAGAATAAGCCGAATCTTCCTCCCGGAGTTTTCGGCATCCGGGCCCTTCCTTACGTTTCTAAATTGGCAAAAGATCCAATAGGATTTTTCCAATTGATGCAGTCCAAATTCGGAAAATCCGCCAGATTTGGTTTGAGACAGGTTACCTTTCATTTAATTACTCAGCCAGAGGATATCAAAAGAGTCCTTCAAGAAAACAACCAGAACTATCATAAGGGAGTTTTTTATAAGGAACTCGGAAGAATTTTAGGCAAAGGGTTGTTAAACAGCGAAGGAGAATTTTGGAAAAAGCAGAGAAAGCTGATTCAACCTTCTTTCCATAAACAAAGGATTTCCGAGTTCGTGGAGATCATGGCTCAGGAAACCGAAAAGACTTCCGAGAATTGGAAGAAAGTTTCCAGCCTAGATATATCCAAGGAAATGATGCGACTAACGTTTGCGATCGTGGGTAGAACCTTGTTCCGAACGGAAGTCGAAAGTTATGCTACAAGGATAGAACATTCTTTAAAGATCGCTTTGGAATTGGTGACTAAAAGGATCACTCGCATTTTTCCATTTCCTTTCAGCTGGCCTACTCCTGAAAATTTAAAACTCAAACGTGCTTTGAAAGATATGCATTCCGTGGTAGATGAACTCATTGCGGAACGTAAAAAAAATCCTTCTAATGATTTGATCTCTATGCTTCTCGAAGTCAAAGACGAAGAAACGGGAGAAACTATGAGTGAGGCCCAAGTTCGAGACGAGGCTATCACACTTCTTCTTGCCGGACATGAAACCACTGCAAATGCATTGTCTTGGGGATTTTATCTTTTATCCAAACATCCTGAGATCTGCGAAAAAGTAAGAGAAGAAGCCAATGCAGTTTTAGGAGATAAGACTCCTAGTTTGGAAGATGTTCAAAAATTGACATACACTCGCAAAGTATTGGATGAGGTTTTGAGATTATATCCTCCTGCTTGGGTGATCGAAAGGACTGCGATGGGTCCGGACCAAATAGGCGGTTACGATGTGGAGACTGGGACCAATATCTCCATCTGTATTTTTAATATTCATCGAAATCCTGATTTTTGGGAAAATCCTGACAAATTTGATCCGGATCGTTTTGACGAAGAAAGATCTGCAAACAGACCTAAATACGCGTATCTTCCTTTTGGTGGCGGACCAAGGATCTGTATCGGTAATATTTTTGCACTAACCGAAGCTACCCTGATACTATCGATGTTGGTCAAAAACTATAAATTCCAAACGGAACCGAATCATCCTGTGGTTATGGAACCTTTAGTCACATTAAGACCGAAGTACGGAATTCTATTAAACATAGTTTCCACTTGA
- a CDS encoding acyl-CoA dehydrogenase family protein, translating into MFLNPYLTSSDLEFYETVKDFAKERVLPSVEDRDEHGVWGDDIWKEMGNMGLLGIPVPEEFGGQGGTCLQCCIAQEAFNAGSLDGGFGLSWGAHMIIGTLPILFQGTDAQKKKYLPKLASGEWIAGLALTEPDSGSDAAAMNTFATKVDGGFILNGSKLFITNGPNGQVFIVMARTTKSRGPMGVSAFIVESNMKGFHVSKVLKKLGHNTSMTAELSFQDMFVPDENLLGPLNSGFVRIGKGTLEWERTVLVAAVPGGMEFGLELCLDYAWKRHQFGKPILSFFGVQEKIARNWAYLCASRRLIYFVANKKDQDPTASLPFESSALKVFVTETAEELASDAVQIHGGMGYMRECHVSRQYRDVRLGTIGGGTTEVQKSIISSTYKGFEKLMDVLQQSQPEEIRAKAEKILANTPEERVLTAAKELLKAAGEHSDRKKKQALEFGFADLAVFVTTVQLGFWDTANSTSEYKSEDRLRDLKILTFYAGCRFFKSVHFLKELDAEKTKNLMRLFSELPSVEKEVADCVEFLKNGVLGAQLA; encoded by the coding sequence ATGTTTTTAAATCCGTACTTAACGTCCTCCGATCTGGAATTTTACGAAACCGTAAAGGACTTCGCAAAAGAAAGAGTATTGCCTTCCGTAGAAGATCGGGATGAACACGGTGTCTGGGGAGACGATATCTGGAAGGAAATGGGGAATATGGGTCTCTTAGGCATCCCTGTTCCGGAAGAATTTGGAGGCCAAGGCGGCACTTGTCTACAATGTTGTATTGCCCAAGAAGCGTTTAACGCTGGCTCCCTTGACGGGGGATTCGGACTTTCTTGGGGAGCCCATATGATTATCGGAACTCTTCCGATTCTCTTTCAAGGAACAGATGCTCAAAAGAAAAAATACCTTCCTAAACTTGCATCCGGAGAATGGATTGCCGGTCTTGCGTTGACTGAGCCTGATTCCGGTTCTGATGCGGCAGCAATGAATACATTCGCGACTAAAGTGGATGGAGGTTTTATTCTAAACGGAAGTAAACTGTTTATCACCAACGGACCGAATGGACAAGTATTCATCGTAATGGCGAGAACTACTAAGTCCAGAGGGCCGATGGGAGTTTCTGCATTCATAGTAGAATCCAATATGAAAGGATTTCATGTAAGTAAAGTCCTTAAGAAGTTAGGGCACAATACTTCCATGACTGCAGAACTTTCTTTCCAAGATATGTTCGTACCGGACGAAAATCTTTTAGGTCCTCTAAACTCAGGTTTCGTTCGTATCGGAAAAGGAACACTCGAATGGGAAAGAACAGTTCTAGTCGCAGCAGTTCCAGGTGGAATGGAATTCGGATTGGAACTTTGTTTGGATTACGCTTGGAAGCGTCACCAATTCGGAAAGCCGATCTTATCCTTCTTCGGAGTACAAGAAAAAATCGCACGTAATTGGGCGTATCTTTGTGCTTCCAGAAGATTGATCTATTTCGTGGCGAATAAGAAGGACCAAGATCCAACTGCGAGCCTTCCGTTCGAAAGTTCTGCATTAAAAGTTTTTGTTACGGAAACTGCAGAAGAGTTAGCAAGCGATGCTGTTCAGATCCATGGTGGAATGGGTTATATGAGAGAATGTCATGTAAGCCGCCAATATAGAGACGTAAGACTCGGCACAATCGGTGGAGGAACTACTGAAGTCCAAAAAAGTATTATATCTTCCACTTACAAAGGTTTCGAGAAGTTGATGGACGTCCTACAACAATCCCAACCAGAAGAGATCAGAGCTAAGGCGGAAAAAATTCTAGCAAACACTCCCGAAGAGAGAGTCCTCACTGCTGCAAAAGAATTATTGAAAGCAGCCGGAGAACATTCCGACAGAAAGAAAAAACAAGCTCTGGAATTCGGATTTGCGGATCTTGCAGTATTCGTCACCACAGTTCAGTTAGGATTCTGGGACACGGCAAATTCTACTTCTGAGTACAAATCGGAAGATAGACTTAGAGATCTAAAAATACTTACCTTCTATGCCGGATGCAGATTTTTCAAAAGTGTACATTTCTTAAAAGAACTAGATGCTGAAAAAACCAAAAATCTGATGAGACTTTTCTCTGAACTTCCTTCCGTGGAAAAAGAAGTGGCTGATTGTGTGGAGTTCCTGAAAAACGGGGTCTTAGGCGCACAACTCGCTTAA